One window of the Lacerta agilis isolate rLacAgi1 chromosome 17, rLacAgi1.pri, whole genome shotgun sequence genome contains the following:
- the FAM89B gene encoding leucine repeat adapter protein 25, with the protein MTCLQSSQDSLAGNVCAIEGLPPLPKGLSGILNSSGGSWREIEKVYSKKTRIQDDLSKSQATSEKLLLRSKPANLDSALAVLRKEMVGLRQLDMSLLCQLWSLYESIQEYKGLFQDMSSSLHSEGSLAAENGFSDEDEDFEVDQMSPDGHKENPLGQRLCLLQPQNSRDQWLQDSFHITI; encoded by the exons ATGACTTGCCTGCAGTCCTCACAGGACAGCCTGGCGGGGAACGTGTGCGCCATCGAGGGTCTCCCGCCGCTGCCCAAGGGGCTCAGCGGGATCCTCAACTCCAGCGGAGGCTCGTGGCGCGAGATCGAGAAAGTTTACAGCAAGAAGACGCGCATCCAGGACGACCTGAGCAAATCCCAGGCTACctcggagaagctgctgctccgGAGCAAGCCCGCCAACCTCGACTCGGCCCTGGCGGTGCTGCGCAAGGAGATG GTGGGGCTGCGGCAACTGGACATGTCTCTGCTCTGCCAGCTCTGGTCCCTGTACGAGTCCATTCAGGAATACAAGGGCCTCTTCCAGGACATGTCTTCCTCGCTGCACTCGGAAGGCAGCCTGGCTGCTGAAAATGGCTTCTCGGATGAGGATGAAGACTTCGAGGTGGATCAGATGAGCCCCGACGGGCACAAGGAGAACCCGCTGGGACAGCGGCTCTGCCTGCTCCAGCCCCAGAACTCCCGGGATCAGTGGCTCCAGGACTCCTTCCACATCACCATCTGA
- the ZNRD2 gene encoding protein ZNRD2, with amino-acid sequence MALNAAGDEPEWQPPSEAELKVIQARRERQDKISKLMSDYLLKGYRMLGDCCEECGTILLQDKQKKLYCVACQELNSDVDKDNPALNAQAALSQVRERQLAANSDDATSPEYLSSLPTPRHVPRPEHCEGAAAGLRASAIAPALAAPVAVPAGPPPTDALAAAEEAILQKINWAVHELQQSTCIETSIQLCSLIRSCTESLKGIKELLQGGGPDV; translated from the exons ATGGCGCTGAACGCGGCAG GCGACGAACCGGAGTGGCAGCCGCCGTCGGAGGCGGAGCTGAAGGTGATCCAGGCCCGGCGCGAACGGCAGGACAAGATCAGCAAGCTGATGAGCGACTATCTCCTCAAGGGTTACCGCATGCTGGGCGACTGCTGCGAGGAGTGCGGG ACCATTTTGCTGCAAGACAAGCAGAAGAAACTGTACTGTGTCGCCTGCCAAGAACTTAATTCTGATGTTGACAAGGACAATCCAG CCCTGAATGCTCAAGCGGCTCTATCCCAAGTACGTGAACGACAGCTAGCTGCTAACTCGGATGATGCTACTTCACCTGAGTACCTCTCCTCTCTGCCAACTCCTCGCCATGTGCCACGCCCAGAACACTGTGAAGGGGCAGCAGCAGGACTCAGAGCTTCTGCCATCGCTCCAGCACTCGCAGCCCCTGTTGCTGTGCCTGCCGGCCCACCTCCCACTGATGCCCTGGCTGCAGCGGAGGAGGCCATACTGCAGAAGATCAACTGGGCTGTCCATGAGCTCCAGCAGAGCACTTGCATTGAAACAAGCATACAGCTCTGCTCACTTATCCGGTCCTGCACAGAATCCCTCAAAGGAATTAAGGAACTGTTGCAGGGAGGTGGCCCTGATGTATAG